Proteins from one Verrucomicrobiia bacterium genomic window:
- the rfbA gene encoding glucose-1-phosphate thymidylyltransferase RfbA has protein sequence MNRKGIILAGGSGTRLYPITRAISKQLMPVYDKPMIYYPLSVLMLADIRDILIISTPNDLPLFKQLFNDGSQFGLRISYAEQPKPEGLAQAFLIGAEFLNQHPACLVLGDNLFFGHDFSDIVNDATHQSEGATIFAYPVANPESYGVVDFDKQGNVLSIEEKPKKPKSNCAIPGLYFYDEKVVSYAQNLKPSARGELEITDLNRCYLEQKTLKVKLLGRGTAWLDTGTHESLLEAANFVEAIQHRQGLKIACLEEIAFEKGWISKQQLEALIQDLGKTEYAAYLQRRFFQN, from the coding sequence ATGAATCGCAAAGGCATCATCTTGGCAGGAGGCTCTGGGACGCGGCTTTATCCCATAACACGCGCCATTAGCAAACAGCTTATGCCGGTTTATGATAAGCCGATGATTTATTACCCTCTTTCGGTTTTAATGTTAGCGGACATTCGAGATATTTTAATTATTTCTACACCTAATGACTTACCCCTTTTCAAACAGCTTTTTAATGATGGTAGCCAATTTGGTCTTCGCATTTCCTATGCTGAACAACCTAAACCCGAAGGATTAGCTCAAGCATTTCTCATTGGCGCTGAGTTCCTCAATCAACATCCCGCTTGCCTGGTTTTGGGTGATAATCTTTTTTTTGGTCACGATTTTTCTGATATTGTTAACGACGCCACACATCAAAGCGAAGGAGCTACTATTTTTGCTTATCCTGTAGCCAATCCTGAAAGTTACGGCGTAGTAGATTTTGATAAGCAAGGCAACGTTTTATCGATTGAAGAAAAACCCAAAAAACCAAAATCCAATTGCGCAATTCCCGGCCTGTATTTTTACGATGAAAAAGTGGTTTCTTACGCACAAAATTTAAAACCCTCAGCACGTGGCGAATTGGAAATCACCGATCTCAATCGCTGCTACCTGGAACAAAAAACACTTAAAGTAAAACTACTTGGCCGCGGCACAGCCTGGCTCGACACCGGAACCCACGAATCGCTGTTAGAAGCCGCAAATTTTGTCGAAGCCATTCAACATCGCCAAGGGTTAAAAATTGCTTGCCTCGAAGAAATCGCTTTCGAAAAAGGTTGGATTAGCAAACAACAACTAGAAGCTTTAATTCAAGACTTGGGCAAAACCGAATACGCCGCCTATTTGCAACGTCGTTTTTTTCAGAATTAA
- the panB gene encoding 3-methyl-2-oxobutanoate hydroxymethyltransferase, which translates to MSKITVDQVRLWKGRKPRPLALTSYDYPMTRLLDEVGIEIIHVGDSLGMLVLGLPDTTEVTMADMLHHVRAVARAKPRALITADLSYRSYETLQEAVIHSKQLIAAGAEAIKMEGGQEIENQIRAVLDTGIPVQGHLGMLPQHVKEEGGYKRKGKTQQEQSRLIEDAMRLEQLGCFSLVLECVVPEVARQITSQISIPTLGIASGAECDGEIRVVHDVVGLFPWYQPPHAWKKGQIGEKIKESIQIFRDEFNL; encoded by the coding sequence GTGTCAAAAATAACAGTTGATCAAGTTCGGTTGTGGAAAGGGCGAAAACCTCGGCCGTTGGCTTTAACCAGTTACGATTATCCGATGACACGTTTATTAGATGAAGTTGGTATAGAAATCATTCATGTGGGCGATAGTTTGGGAATGTTGGTTTTGGGTTTGCCGGACACGACAGAAGTAACGATGGCCGATATGTTGCATCATGTCAGAGCTGTGGCTCGAGCTAAACCCCGGGCATTAATTACTGCGGATTTATCATATCGAAGTTATGAAACTCTTCAGGAGGCAGTGATTCACTCGAAACAATTAATTGCTGCAGGAGCTGAGGCGATTAAAATGGAGGGCGGTCAAGAAATTGAAAATCAAATTCGAGCCGTTTTGGATACGGGTATTCCTGTGCAAGGGCATTTGGGAATGTTACCTCAGCATGTGAAAGAAGAGGGCGGGTATAAACGAAAAGGAAAAACGCAACAGGAACAATCGCGTCTCATAGAGGATGCAATGAGATTGGAGCAATTGGGTTGTTTTTCTTTGGTATTGGAATGTGTGGTGCCGGAAGTGGCGCGCCAAATTACGAGCCAAATCTCAATTCCTACCTTGGGCATTGCTAGCGGCGCAGAGTGCGATGGCGAAATTCGCGTAGTGCATGATGTGGTTGGTTTATTTCCTTGGTATCAACCGCCTCATGCTTGGAAAAAAGGGCAGATCGGAGAAAAAATTAAAGAAAGCATCCAGATATTTCGGGATGAATTTAATTTGTAG
- the rpiB gene encoding ribose 5-phosphate isomerase B: MNRKKILFVCTGNICRSPMAEALLRDRLKTVEVQSAGLAAGLGQAPSHNAILAMRELGVDISHQRSQPVTPELVKWADLIFVMTYGHLDMILMLFPAAADKVFLMREFESSHQSLHNLEIGDPFGGSLEHYIAVRKQLEQSLPYLENFLKGSENPDQAMRWHRGRIHLAFGADHGGYELKNNLVNWAKEQGYQVTDFGTNSAESVDYPGYAQEVALSVANHESDFGVLICRSGIGMSIAANRIPGVRATVLNDEAVAAKSREHNDINVLCLSADEVSFEKAKSIFKTWLTTPFAGGRHERRVCQIEVYGKNRLNRNAALAKSDEEIFRAVEAELKRQSENIELIASENFTSRAVMEAQGSCLTNKYAEGYPNRRWYGGCEFVDDAESLAIERAKKLFGAEHVNVQPHSGSQANMAVYFSVLKPGDKILTMDLSHGGHLTHGHPMNFSGRFYDVVHYGVSEKTETIDYDHVAQLASQNRPKMITAGASAYSRVIDFAKLREIADAVGAYLFVDMAHIAGLIAAGLHPSPIGVADFVTSTTHKTLRGPRGGLILCREKYAKEIDALLFPGIQGGPLMHVIAAKAVCFYEALQPGFVDYQKQVVRNAKALCEGMKRNGFRIVSGGTDNHLMLVDLQPQQLTGKEAQEVLDRAGITVNKNAIPFDKQSPFKAGGIRLGSPAVTTRGFKEEEMFEVADLIHHVLLSRQDERAIQGIREQVRQIMKRYPLPH, from the coding sequence GCAATATCTGTCGAAGTCCGATGGCAGAGGCGTTGTTGCGTGATCGTTTAAAAACAGTAGAGGTGCAAAGTGCTGGATTAGCTGCAGGGTTGGGGCAAGCCCCAAGTCATAACGCCATTTTAGCGATGCGTGAATTAGGAGTTGATATTAGCCATCAACGTAGCCAACCCGTTACTCCGGAATTGGTGAAATGGGCGGATCTGATTTTTGTGATGACATATGGTCATTTGGACATGATATTAATGTTGTTTCCTGCTGCGGCTGACAAAGTGTTTTTAATGCGGGAATTTGAGTCATCTCATCAATCGTTGCACAATTTGGAAATCGGTGACCCGTTTGGCGGATCGTTGGAACATTATATTGCTGTGAGAAAACAGCTTGAGCAAAGTTTACCCTATTTGGAGAATTTTCTTAAGGGCTCGGAAAATCCTGATCAGGCCATGAGATGGCATCGTGGTCGAATTCATTTGGCTTTTGGCGCAGACCATGGCGGTTATGAGTTGAAAAATAATTTGGTGAATTGGGCAAAAGAGCAAGGTTATCAAGTCACCGATTTTGGTACCAATTCGGCTGAGTCGGTGGATTACCCGGGTTACGCTCAGGAAGTGGCTTTGTCAGTTGCTAATCATGAAAGTGATTTTGGAGTTTTGATTTGTCGGAGTGGAATTGGAATGAGTATTGCGGCGAATCGGATTCCTGGAGTGCGCGCTACGGTGTTGAACGATGAGGCGGTGGCGGCAAAGAGTCGTGAACATAATGATATTAATGTATTATGTTTATCGGCGGATGAGGTGAGTTTTGAAAAAGCAAAATCAATTTTCAAAACTTGGCTAACCACACCTTTTGCTGGAGGACGTCATGAAAGGCGTGTGTGTCAAATTGAGGTGTATGGGAAAAATCGATTGAATCGCAATGCGGCTCTAGCGAAAAGTGATGAAGAGATTTTCAGGGCAGTTGAGGCAGAGTTGAAGCGGCAAAGTGAAAATATTGAATTGATTGCTTCTGAAAATTTTACCAGTCGCGCTGTGATGGAAGCGCAAGGGTCGTGCTTGACCAATAAGTATGCAGAAGGCTATCCCAACCGCCGATGGTATGGAGGCTGTGAATTTGTTGATGATGCGGAGAGTTTAGCAATTGAGCGGGCAAAAAAATTATTTGGTGCGGAACATGTCAATGTTCAACCCCATTCTGGAAGCCAGGCCAATATGGCGGTTTATTTTAGTGTTTTAAAGCCAGGCGATAAAATTTTAACGATGGATTTATCGCACGGTGGTCATTTGACGCATGGACATCCGATGAATTTTTCAGGTCGATTTTATGATGTAGTTCATTATGGGGTTTCTGAAAAAACAGAAACGATCGATTACGATCATGTCGCTCAACTTGCGTCGCAAAATCGTCCTAAGATGATTACTGCGGGCGCTTCTGCTTATTCGCGAGTGATTGATTTTGCGAAATTGCGAGAAATTGCAGATGCGGTAGGCGCTTATTTATTTGTCGATATGGCTCATATTGCCGGGTTGATTGCGGCGGGTTTGCATCCCTCACCGATTGGAGTGGCAGATTTTGTGACGTCGACAACGCATAAAACATTGCGAGGGCCGCGTGGTGGTTTGATTTTGTGTCGCGAAAAATATGCTAAAGAAATTGATGCGCTATTGTTTCCTGGAATTCAGGGCGGGCCTTTGATGCATGTGATTGCGGCGAAAGCGGTTTGTTTTTATGAAGCGTTGCAACCGGGTTTTGTGGATTATCAAAAGCAAGTGGTTCGCAATGCCAAAGCTCTTTGCGAGGGGATGAAGCGCAATGGATTTCGTATTGTTTCAGGTGGTACGGACAATCATCTCATGTTAGTGGATTTGCAACCGCAACAGTTAACGGGCAAAGAAGCGCAAGAAGTTTTGGATCGTGCAGGTATTACTGTGAATAAAAATGCCATTCCTTTTGATAAACAATCTCCTTTTAAGGCTGGAGGTATTCGTTTAGGATCGCCCGCAGTAACCACACGGGGTTTTAAAGAGGAGGAGATGTTTGAAGTGGCTGATTTGATTCATCATGTTTTGTTGAGTCGTCAGGATGAAAGGGCGATTCAAGGTATTCGCGAGCAAGTCAGGCAGATTATGAAACGTTATCCTTTGCCACATTAA
- the folK gene encoding 2-amino-4-hydroxy-6-hydroxymethyldihydropteridine diphosphokinase, with protein MVEVGIGLGSNLGDRWEHLTEALHFLKNLSVNHFLEVSPFYETSPVHCTTGAPLFLNAVAIIQSREAPEELLEKLRGFERARGRAEVYEKNSSRPLDLDILFWGDRMVKSEKLMIPHPRLLQRRFVLQPLCDLRPNLILPGETQPLHYFLSHLTSQEEVTRVKNNS; from the coding sequence ATGGTGGAAGTTGGCATAGGATTGGGAAGTAATCTAGGAGATCGCTGGGAGCATTTGACTGAGGCTTTGCATTTTTTGAAAAATTTGTCGGTAAATCATTTTCTTGAAGTTTCGCCTTTTTATGAGACATCTCCGGTTCATTGTACAACAGGTGCGCCTCTTTTTTTGAATGCTGTGGCTATTATTCAGAGTCGAGAAGCTCCCGAAGAACTTTTAGAAAAATTGCGAGGGTTTGAAAGAGCGCGCGGTCGAGCGGAGGTTTATGAAAAAAACAGTTCGCGACCCTTGGATTTGGACATTCTTTTTTGGGGAGATCGAATGGTGAAAAGTGAAAAATTAATGATTCCTCACCCACGTTTATTGCAACGGCGATTTGTTTTGCAACCGCTTTGTGATTTGCGACCGAATTTAATTTTGCCTGGTGAAACACAGCCCTTGCATTATTTTCTTTCTCACCTAACAAGCCAAGAAGAGGTGACACGTGTCAAAAATAACAGTTGA
- a CDS encoding sugar nucleotide-binding protein yields MVLLLGGSGYVGSAYQAYFRQRNIAFRNIRRADVDYAQRDNLVALLKEIKPEFLLNAAGYTGKPNVDACEIHKTECLFGNAVLPGVIQQACELTQTPWGHVSSGCIYSGDKGGNVNNPQGFTEEDKPNFSFRQNHCSFYSGSKALGEEILASAQACYIWRLRIPFNEVDNPRNYLTKLMRYDTLFEARNSLSQLDEFVHATWSCWEKRVPFGIYNVTNPDSITTKEVVNMIQASGVCEKPFKFFSDEKEFMTQAAKTPRSNCVMDTQKLQRCGIIMRPVKEALQQALKNWKA; encoded by the coding sequence ATGGTTTTATTGTTAGGAGGTTCCGGTTATGTAGGCTCGGCTTATCAAGCCTATTTTCGGCAACGCAATATCGCTTTTCGTAACATCCGACGTGCCGATGTCGATTACGCCCAACGCGATAATCTCGTAGCTTTATTAAAAGAAATAAAACCTGAATTTTTATTAAATGCCGCGGGTTATACAGGAAAACCAAACGTGGACGCTTGCGAAATCCATAAAACAGAATGTCTTTTTGGCAACGCGGTTTTGCCAGGCGTCATTCAGCAAGCGTGCGAATTGACTCAAACCCCGTGGGGACACGTCTCCTCCGGCTGTATTTATTCGGGCGATAAAGGAGGCAATGTCAATAATCCACAAGGATTTACCGAAGAAGATAAACCCAATTTTAGTTTTCGCCAAAATCACTGCAGTTTTTACAGCGGTTCAAAAGCATTGGGAGAAGAAATTTTAGCAAGCGCCCAAGCTTGTTACATTTGGAGACTTCGCATTCCGTTCAATGAAGTGGATAATCCGCGTAATTATTTAACTAAACTCATGCGCTACGACACTTTGTTTGAAGCTCGCAACTCCCTTTCTCAATTAGACGAATTTGTGCATGCCACATGGAGTTGCTGGGAAAAACGCGTGCCCTTTGGCATTTATAATGTCACCAATCCAGACTCCATCACCACCAAAGAAGTTGTGAACATGATCCAAGCCAGTGGCGTGTGTGAAAAACCATTCAAATTTTTTAGCGACGAAAAAGAGTTCATGACACAAGCCGCCAAAACGCCACGTTCCAATTGTGTGATGGACACTCAAAAACTGCAACGTTGCGGTATTATCATGCGTCCTGTAAAAGAAGCTCTGCAACAAGCTCTAAAAAATTGGAAGGCTTAG
- a CDS encoding 4-hydroxy-3-methylbut-2-enyl diphosphate reductase: MSQPVAAPKKVNLRTPDVMSAVQAQVESHYRSELVEYARHSSGGILTAGDLTVRLAKAFGFCYGVERAIDLAYASAKVFPNKKIYLLGEIIHNPEVNHQLRELGIHSLKEEKEGYDLNFITADDVVIVPAFGAEVKTMDVLKAKGCQIVDTTCGDVMSVYKRVRQYSREKVTSIIHGKAWHEETKATSSRALSEDGSSHYLVVFNLEETDYVCDYIRKGGNKEEFLKKFEGCHSVGFDPDLHLKDVGVANQTTMLRGETEEVQRRIQKAIDDRYGSVEAPKHFRFFDTICGATQERQDALEHLLKQPLDLLLVVGGYNSSNTTHLAEMGESLLPTYFIKNSDQLISEENISHYNLHEKKEIITSNWLPKGKVTVGVTAGASCPNNIIESTIRRLFFLRGISVENLIPKAS, from the coding sequence ATGTCTCAACCTGTTGCTGCACCTAAAAAAGTTAATTTACGAACGCCCGATGTCATGAGCGCGGTGCAAGCACAAGTGGAAAGTCATTATCGCAGTGAATTGGTCGAATATGCTCGACATTCTTCGGGAGGCATTCTGACTGCGGGGGATTTGACCGTGCGTTTGGCTAAGGCGTTTGGATTTTGCTATGGGGTAGAGCGAGCCATTGATTTGGCTTATGCGTCAGCTAAAGTTTTTCCCAATAAAAAGATCTATTTGCTAGGCGAAATTATTCATAATCCTGAGGTCAATCATCAGTTGCGCGAGTTGGGTATTCATTCCTTGAAAGAGGAAAAAGAAGGTTATGATTTAAATTTTATTACTGCCGACGATGTAGTGATTGTGCCGGCTTTTGGCGCTGAAGTAAAAACGATGGATGTTTTGAAGGCGAAAGGATGTCAAATTGTTGATACGACTTGTGGTGACGTCATGAGTGTTTACAAACGCGTGCGCCAATATTCCCGGGAAAAAGTGACATCTATTATCCATGGCAAAGCGTGGCATGAAGAGACGAAAGCCACAAGTTCGCGAGCGCTTTCGGAAGATGGTTCGAGTCATTATTTGGTCGTGTTTAATTTGGAAGAAACCGATTATGTGTGCGATTATATTCGCAAAGGTGGAAATAAAGAGGAATTTTTGAAAAAATTTGAAGGGTGTCATTCTGTAGGATTTGATCCAGATTTGCATTTGAAAGATGTGGGTGTAGCGAATCAAACCACTATGTTGCGCGGTGAAACAGAAGAAGTGCAACGTCGCATTCAAAAAGCGATTGACGATCGTTATGGCTCCGTGGAAGCGCCTAAGCATTTTCGGTTTTTTGATACGATTTGTGGTGCGACTCAAGAGAGGCAAGATGCGCTTGAGCATTTGTTGAAACAACCTTTAGATCTTTTATTGGTAGTGGGCGGATATAATAGCAGCAATACCACGCACTTAGCTGAAATGGGCGAGTCTTTGTTGCCGACTTATTTTATCAAAAATTCGGATCAACTGATTTCTGAAGAAAATATTTCACACTATAATCTTCACGAGAAAAAAGAGATTATCACTTCCAATTGGTTACCAAAAGGTAAAGTGACAGTAGGTGTCACAGCAGGAGCCTCTTGCCCAAACAATATTATTGAATCTACGATTCGTCGACTTTTCTTTTTGCGTGGTATTTCTGTGGAAAATTTAATTCCTAAAGCCAGTTAA
- the rfbB gene encoding dTDP-glucose 4,6-dehydratase, with translation MKILVTGGAGFIGSNFIRHLLFQSKVENVVNLDLLTYAGNLDNLKDLEANPRYHFIHGNICDQSLVEKILLEHNISAIAHFAAESHVDRSIEGPEAFLNTNVIGTFRLLEAAKSYWKKLAQADAKIFRFLHVSTDEVFGSLQSNEPAFCETTSYAPNSPYSASKAASDHFVRAYFHTYQFPVLTTNCSNNYGPYQFPEKLIPLIILNALEQKPLPIYGDGLNVRDWLYVEDHCRAIYQVLQQGRLGETYNIGGLNEMTNLEIVKAICALLDRFSPASQSHEKLITFVPDRPGHDRRYAMNCEKIAQELGWRPQESFHTGLEKTVNWYLTHREWCEAITSGKYRRERLGLLT, from the coding sequence GTGAAGATTTTAGTTACAGGCGGTGCGGGTTTTATTGGATCCAATTTCATTCGCCATCTTCTCTTCCAATCTAAAGTTGAAAATGTGGTTAACCTAGATCTGCTCACTTACGCGGGTAATCTTGATAACCTAAAAGATTTAGAAGCAAATCCTCGCTATCACTTTATTCATGGCAATATTTGTGACCAATCACTCGTAGAAAAAATTCTCTTAGAACATAATATTAGCGCCATTGCTCATTTTGCCGCCGAATCACATGTCGATCGTTCCATTGAAGGGCCGGAAGCCTTCCTCAATACCAATGTGATTGGAACATTTCGCCTGTTGGAAGCAGCCAAAAGTTATTGGAAAAAACTAGCCCAAGCAGATGCGAAAATATTTCGTTTTCTACATGTTTCAACGGACGAAGTTTTTGGTTCGTTACAATCCAACGAACCTGCATTCTGCGAAACAACGTCCTACGCTCCCAATAGCCCCTATTCCGCTTCCAAAGCGGCTAGTGACCATTTTGTCCGCGCTTATTTTCACACTTATCAATTCCCTGTGCTTACGACAAATTGCTCAAATAATTATGGTCCCTACCAATTTCCAGAAAAACTCATTCCTTTAATTATCTTAAATGCTTTGGAACAAAAACCTCTACCCATTTATGGGGACGGTTTAAACGTTCGCGACTGGCTTTATGTGGAAGACCATTGCCGCGCTATTTACCAAGTCTTGCAACAAGGCAGACTCGGTGAAACTTATAACATTGGTGGACTAAACGAAATGACCAATCTGGAAATTGTCAAAGCCATCTGCGCCTTACTCGACCGTTTTTCGCCAGCCAGTCAATCGCACGAAAAATTAATTACCTTTGTGCCCGATCGACCTGGTCACGATCGACGTTACGCCATGAATTGCGAAAAAATTGCACAAGAATTAGGTTGGCGTCCTCAAGAATCATTTCACACCGGTTTGGAAAAAACTGTAAATTGGTATTTAACCCATCGCGAATGGTGCGAGGCGATCACCTCTGGAAAATATCGCAGAGAACGTTTAGGATTGTTAACATAA
- a CDS encoding DUF1573 domain-containing protein, producing MMKAIVCIGLCLLSYIQIFAGLTWEKQEIEVSPTNLVQKVAVQFYFTNAGPDAITIQEIQTSCGCTTAALEKKRYEPKESGFIPVEFNVGARTGFQQKTIIVKTDETNQPPTFLTFKIHLPEILKIEPNILEWKRGETNAVKIIKLETTGIVPLKVTGVESSHEWIETTLKVKESGKFYEVEVKPWKTDEPIMSVLRIRTISGTNSEMFSALAARVIVN from the coding sequence ATGATGAAAGCGATTGTCTGTATCGGATTATGTTTGCTTAGTTATATTCAAATTTTTGCTGGGCTAACGTGGGAAAAGCAAGAAATTGAAGTCAGTCCCACGAATTTGGTTCAAAAAGTGGCCGTTCAATTTTATTTTACCAATGCGGGTCCCGATGCGATAACGATTCAAGAAATTCAAACCTCTTGCGGTTGCACCACTGCAGCTTTGGAGAAAAAACGTTACGAGCCCAAAGAAAGTGGTTTTATTCCGGTAGAATTTAATGTGGGAGCTCGAACTGGGTTTCAGCAAAAAACCATTATTGTCAAAACGGATGAAACAAATCAGCCGCCAACATTTTTAACCTTCAAAATTCATTTGCCGGAAATTTTGAAGATCGAACCCAATATCTTGGAATGGAAGAGGGGTGAAACCAATGCCGTTAAAATTATAAAATTAGAAACGACTGGCATCGTCCCGCTGAAAGTAACCGGCGTGGAAAGTTCACATGAATGGATTGAGACAACACTCAAGGTGAAAGAAAGTGGAAAATTTTACGAAGTGGAAGTGAAGCCTTGGAAAACGGACGAGCCTATTATGAGTGTATTGCGTATTCGAACGATTTCAGGAACCAATAGCGAAATGTTTAGCGCTTTAGCAGCTCGCGTGATTGTTAATTAA
- a CDS encoding MBL fold metallo-hydrolase produces the protein MKITFCGAARTTTGSKHLLTINGKKILLECGLFQGKRQESFEKNQHLPFDPASIDIVILSHAHIDHSGNLPLLCKQGFNGNIISTFATRDLCQLMLADSAKVQAADVAYLNKKRLKNNLTPLAPYYTIEEVEKCLEQFVTINYRRPFQICEGVTLTFYDAGHILGSAQVCLDIVENGKKKRLLFSGDIGRGNNDLLRDPEAVTDVDYLIMESTYGAREHETATIATHQLCEIINRNLERRGKILIPAFAVERTQQLIYIFHQILTQNCIPPLPIYIDSPLAVNTTEVFRLHPECFNEEAYNILFEKRDPFGSEHITYIRQVAQSMELNHKPEPCIIISASGMCEAGRILHHLRNHIEDPSTTILFVGYCAENTLGAKIRAGEKRVNILGESFQVNAHIEALDSFSGHADRSELLDYVEKIQGAKEKIWLVHGEPEQSEPFSCELAQRYPQSQITVADYLQEVDL, from the coding sequence ATGAAAATTACATTTTGTGGCGCCGCTCGAACGACAACAGGTTCGAAACATCTCTTAACCATCAATGGCAAAAAAATCCTATTGGAATGCGGTCTTTTTCAAGGCAAAAGACAAGAAAGTTTCGAAAAAAACCAACACCTACCCTTCGATCCCGCTTCTATTGATATCGTAATTCTTTCTCATGCTCACATCGATCACAGCGGCAATTTACCACTACTTTGCAAACAGGGATTTAATGGCAACATCATTTCAACTTTTGCCACGCGCGATTTATGTCAGTTAATGTTAGCGGATTCGGCTAAAGTGCAGGCCGCAGATGTGGCTTATTTGAATAAGAAACGCCTTAAAAATAATTTAACACCTTTAGCCCCCTATTACACAATCGAAGAAGTCGAAAAATGTCTGGAACAATTCGTTACCATTAACTACAGACGCCCATTCCAAATTTGCGAGGGAGTCACCCTAACATTTTATGATGCAGGCCACATTTTAGGTTCTGCTCAAGTTTGTCTAGATATCGTGGAAAATGGCAAAAAAAAGCGATTACTTTTTTCGGGTGATATCGGTCGTGGCAATAATGACTTACTTCGCGATCCTGAAGCGGTAACAGACGTTGATTATCTCATCATGGAAAGCACCTATGGAGCGCGAGAACATGAAACTGCTACCATTGCCACTCACCAACTGTGTGAAATCATCAATCGCAATCTCGAACGACGCGGAAAAATTCTGATTCCAGCATTTGCAGTCGAACGCACCCAACAATTGATTTATATTTTCCATCAAATTCTAACACAAAATTGCATTCCTCCTCTGCCCATTTACATCGACAGCCCTTTGGCCGTAAACACAACAGAAGTTTTTCGGCTGCATCCGGAATGTTTCAATGAAGAAGCTTACAACATTTTGTTCGAAAAAAGAGATCCTTTCGGTTCCGAACACATCACTTACATTCGACAAGTCGCTCAATCCATGGAATTAAATCATAAACCAGAACCTTGCATCATTATTTCAGCTTCCGGCATGTGTGAAGCAGGCCGTATTTTACATCATCTTCGTAACCATATCGAAGATCCTTCCACCACGATTTTATTTGTCGGCTACTGTGCAGAAAACACGTTAGGAGCTAAAATTCGTGCAGGTGAAAAACGCGTTAATATTTTAGGCGAATCTTTTCAGGTCAATGCCCACATTGAAGCGCTCGATTCTTTCAGCGGTCACGCTGATCGAAGCGAATTATTGGATTATGTTGAAAAAATTCAAGGCGCTAAAGAAAAAATTTGGCTCGTTCACGGCGAACCGGAACAATCAGAACCCTTTTCCTGTGAATTAGCCCAACGCTATCCGCAAAGCCAAATTACTGTTGCTGATTATCTTCAAGAAGTGGATTTGTAA
- the sucC gene encoding ADP-forming succinate--CoA ligase subunit beta, whose translation MNIHEYQAKELLVKFGVATPQGSVAATPDEAKKIAQSLNHQATCVVKAQVHAGGRGKGAFKNGFKGGVHLCRTPDEVYNVAEKMLGQVLITHQTGAEGRLVRKVLIAEAEEIQRELYFAILLDRAENCPVIVASEQGGVDIEKVAAETPELIFREKVHPLLGLQAYQTRKLIKLLNLTAEQSKLAAKLFSNLYKLFIQCDCSLVEINPLVVTKKGEVKVLDAKFGFDDNALYRHPEIAAYRDLEEEDPREVEASRYSLNYIGLDGNIACLVNGAGLAMATMDIIKFYGGEPANFLDVGGGATEEQVTEAFKILIADKNVQSILVNIFGGIMQCDIIAQGIINAVKHVKLSVPLVVRLEGTNVEKGKALLKDSQLPIIAANDLADAAQKAVEAARGGK comes from the coding sequence ATGAATATTCATGAGTATCAAGCTAAAGAACTTCTCGTTAAATTTGGAGTTGCCACGCCACAAGGCTCTGTTGCGGCGACCCCTGACGAGGCTAAGAAAATCGCTCAATCTTTGAATCACCAAGCAACCTGTGTTGTTAAGGCCCAGGTTCATGCGGGAGGCAGAGGCAAGGGCGCTTTTAAAAATGGGTTTAAAGGGGGTGTGCATCTTTGTCGAACACCGGACGAAGTCTATAATGTAGCGGAAAAAATGTTGGGCCAAGTATTAATAACTCATCAAACGGGAGCGGAAGGTCGACTGGTCAGAAAAGTTTTAATTGCTGAGGCGGAAGAGATTCAGCGCGAACTTTATTTTGCGATTTTATTGGATCGCGCAGAAAATTGTCCTGTTATTGTTGCGAGTGAGCAGGGTGGTGTTGATATCGAAAAAGTAGCAGCGGAGACTCCTGAGCTTATTTTCCGAGAAAAAGTTCATCCCTTGTTGGGTTTGCAGGCTTATCAGACTAGAAAGTTGATCAAATTGCTTAATCTCACAGCTGAACAAAGTAAATTAGCGGCGAAACTTTTTTCTAATCTTTATAAACTTTTTATTCAATGCGATTGTAGTTTGGTAGAAATTAATCCTTTAGTTGTTACAAAAAAAGGAGAAGTCAAAGTTTTAGATGCTAAGTTTGGGTTTGATGATAATGCGCTTTATCGTCATCCCGAAATTGCGGCTTATCGGGATTTGGAAGAGGAGGATCCGCGCGAGGTTGAGGCTTCACGCTACAGTTTGAATTACATTGGATTGGATGGAAACATTGCGTGTTTGGTCAATGGCGCGGGTTTAGCGATGGCGACGATGGATATCATTAAATTTTATGGCGGTGAGCCAGCAAACTTTTTAGATGTGGGTGGTGGCGCAACGGAAGAGCAAGTCACCGAAGCGTTTAAAATTTTGATTGCGGATAAAAATGTGCAATCGATTTTAGTTAATATTTTTGGTGGCATTATGCAGTGTGACATCATCGCGCAAGGCATTATTAATGCTGTGAAACATGTGAAACTTTCTGTGCCTTTGGTAGTTCGTTTAGAAGGCACGAATGTGGAAAAGGGCAAAGCGCTTTTAAAAGATTCGCAACTGCCGATCATTGCAGCGAATGATTTGGCTGATGCCGCGCAAAAGGCAGTGGAAGCAGCAAGAGGAGGAAAATAA